The following are encoded together in the Cicer arietinum cultivar CDC Frontier isolate Library 1 chromosome 2, Cicar.CDCFrontier_v2.0, whole genome shotgun sequence genome:
- the LOC101498246 gene encoding geranyl diphosphate phosphohydrolase isoform X2, producing MENNADPNASLPEPRVGVAVFILKGESFEECAAREVKEESGLDLSKNKIDFLTATNNVFLDQPKKCHYVTIFMRVVLDAFEQQVVQNLEPEKCDGWDWYDWEHLPHPLFGPLEKMLKGGFDPFPL from the exons ATGGAGAACAACGCAGATCCAAACGCGTCGCTACCGGAACCCAGAGTGGGCGTGGCAGTTTTCATCTTGAAAG gGGAAAGTTTCGAGGAATGCGCCGCGAGAGAAGTGAAAGAGGAATCAGGGTTAGATTTgagcaaaaataaaatagattttttgaCGGCTACGAACAACGTGTTTTTGGATCAGCCAAAGAAATGCCATTACGTTACTATCTTCATGAGAGTAGTGTTGGATGCATTTGAGCAGCAAGTTGTTCAGAATCTTGAACCTGAGAAGTGTGATGGTTGGGATTGGTATGATTGGGAGCATCTTCCACACCCATTGTTTGGGCCTCTTGAAAAGATGCTCAAAGGAGGCTTTGATCCTTTTCCTCTTTGA
- the LOC101498246 gene encoding nudix hydrolase 1 isoform X1, which produces MENNADPNASLPEPRVGVAVFILKGRSLLLGRRRASVGNATFALPGGHLEFGESFEECAAREVKEESGLDLSKNKIDFLTATNNVFLDQPKKCHYVTIFMRVVLDAFEQQVVQNLEPEKCDGWDWYDWEHLPHPLFGPLEKMLKGGFDPFPL; this is translated from the exons ATGGAGAACAACGCAGATCCAAACGCGTCGCTACCGGAACCCAGAGTGGGCGTGGCAGTTTTCATCTTGAAAGGTAGATCACTCCTACTCGGCCGTCGCCGTGCTTCCGTCGGGAACGCCACCTTTGCTCTGCCCGGCGGCCACCTCGAATTCG gGGAAAGTTTCGAGGAATGCGCCGCGAGAGAAGTGAAAGAGGAATCAGGGTTAGATTTgagcaaaaataaaatagattttttgaCGGCTACGAACAACGTGTTTTTGGATCAGCCAAAGAAATGCCATTACGTTACTATCTTCATGAGAGTAGTGTTGGATGCATTTGAGCAGCAAGTTGTTCAGAATCTTGAACCTGAGAAGTGTGATGGTTGGGATTGGTATGATTGGGAGCATCTTCCACACCCATTGTTTGGGCCTCTTGAAAAGATGCTCAAAGGAGGCTTTGATCCTTTTCCTCTTTGA